Below is a genomic region from Rosa chinensis cultivar Old Blush chromosome 5, RchiOBHm-V2, whole genome shotgun sequence.
atgcttaagttcttgattAGTCAAAAATGGTGGCTTACTTTCTAACATATGATAGTTGTATAGATTGTGTTTACAACTCATCTATAGCTAAATTTCTTAAGAAATTAGTTGTAACCTCCTCtatctagtataaatagaggaCATATGTTATAGAGTTGTTATCCCATGTTGGTGAGTGaaaatagagagaaagagagagaggagtttagagagaaaatagagattTCTTCTAAAACTCAATTGTCTTTCCTTTGTTAGAGTGTTTTTCTTCCTATTATAAGAGAGTCATGAGTATTGTCAATTGTGCTCTCCTTATTGCAGAAGAGAATTGTTGTATCCTTTTGCTATATTAAAACCTTCTACAATTTGCCTATCATCTTGTGCTTCActtatttttatagtttctactTCAGTTGTAATTGAGTGCCCCATACCACAAAATCCTAattgtggtatcagagcaccaGGTTTATAGCCAATTTTTGTGCTATAATCAGATCCAATTAGTGGAAAGGAGACATCTTCAACAATGACGACGAAGTacgaaatagaaaagttcaataGGAACAATTTTTCATTGTGGAAAATGAGAATAAAAGCAGTTTGAGAAAAGATAACTGCTTGGCAGAAATTGGAGATAGGCCTGAGGAGATCACTGATGATTGCAAGTGGAACGAGATGGATGGAAATGCTATTGCTAATCTGCACCTAGCACTAGCCAATGAAGTATTTTCAAGTATGGCGGAGAAGAAGATGGCAAAAGAGATATGGGATACACTCACAAAATTGTACGAGGCCAAATCACTACACAACAAAATCTTCTTGAAGAGATAGCTTTACACCCTTCAAATGATGGAGTTGACTACGATGACCGACTACATCAACACTCTCAACACCTTGTTCTCACAGCTCACAACAATGAGGTAAAACATAGACACTCGTGAACGTGTTGAAATTTTGCTTCAAAGTTTACCTGATTCGTATGATTAACTCATCATCAACTTAACCAACAATTTAGAATACTAGTCTTCGATAATATTGACATATTATAGCTGCGGTTCTTGAAGAAGAAAGTCGGCGCAAGAGCAAATAAGATAGAGCTCTAGCCCCCAAACATTTAGCATTGAGTGTTTATGATAAGGAGATGTTAGCAGTTGAACACTAGCGACCTTCTTTGTTGGGACATCCATTCAGGATAATTATAGATCACCAGACTATTCAGTACTTTTTGAACCTACGGAATACTACCCATGCACAACAAAAGTGGCCATTAAAGTTACTCGTGTATGATTATAGCATTGTTTTCAAATCTGGTAATACTAATGTTGTCCCTGATGCTCTATCAAGACATGGTGAGTTAAACTGTCTTATGGGAATTTCTAGTCCTATGTTTACATTCATGAGTGAAATATCTAATTTGTGCAAAAATCACTCTGAGACTTACAAGTTGATGGAAGGCATTGAGCAGGGAACTATCACTTCTAAGAATTTTACTGTGGTTAATGGTCAGTTACTTTATAAGAAGAGAGTTTTTGTCCCTAATGCTTATGGTTGGAGGTTGAAAATTATCAAAGAGTTTCACTGTGGTAAGAGTGGGGGACACTCAGGTTGGTTAAGAACCTACAAAAGGGTTTCTAGAAGTTTTCTATGGCCTGGAATCAAAAGGCAAGTTAAAATTTTTGTTTCTGAATGTTTAATCTGTCAGCAACTATGAGACAATTTCACCTCCCGAATTGCTGCAACCTAACCCTATTCCCACTGACTTTTGGACTTCATTGATGGCCTTCCTCACTGTGCAGGTAAAATTTCCATTATGGTAGTTATTGATAGGCTTACTAAATATGCACACTTTATTGCTCTCAAGCACCCTTATACTGCTAGAAGTGTGGTCGAATTATTTGTTCAAGAGGTTTTTAGACTTCGTGGAATGCCTGACAATATTATTAGTGATAGGGACCCCATATTTCTGAGTGCATTTTGGAAAAATTTCTTGGAGTTACAAGGTTCTAAGTTATGTATGAGCACTGCATACCATCCCCAAACAGATGGTCAAACTGAATGTTTAAATAGGGTTCTGGAACAGTATTTAAGGTGAGTGATTTTGGAGGTACAAGGTCAGTGGACAGAAATGTTGCTTTGGCTTGAGTGGTGGTACAATACCACCTACCACTCAGCTATTAAGATGTCTCCTTATCAAGCTCTTTATGGGATCCCTCCTCTCCAAGTAAGAACATATGTTCCAGGTAGTACTGCTGTTCATCAAGTGGATCTGCTATTGAGAAATAGGGATGAATTGTTGTCCAACCTCAAGTTTCACATGGAACAAGCCCAAGCAAGGATGAAGGTATACTATGACTAACATCACACTGAGAGGGAGTTTGATATTGGTGATTGGGTGTTCCTGAAGTTGCAACCCTACAAGCAAAAGTCGGTGCAAGTCAGAAAATCCCACAAACTTGCTCCAAAATACTTTGGCACTTTTCaggtgattaaaaaaaattggcaaAGTCGCATACAAATTGCTGCTACCTGCGATTGCAAAGGTGCATCCAGTATTTCATGTGTCACTTTTAAAGAAGAAACTGGGAAGTTCAGTAGTTCCGTCTCCAACTTTACCTCCTAGCTTTGATACCGACAAGAGTAACTGAGTTCCAGCAAAGATACTACAGAGGAGTTTATTCAAGAAGAGTAACAATCCTGAGGTAAGGTGGTTAGTTCAATGGGAAAATGGTTCTGAAGATGATGCTACATGGGAGAGTGCAGATGAATTTCAACtatattttcttgattttcaagGGTAGCTTTTGATGGTTTCTGTCAAGGGAGGTGGAATGTTGGGGCTCTGACCCAATAATTCAACTTACTTTTTACTGTTTTCATTTGTTATCTAGCAGTAAGTTCTCAGGTAAAATTGTCATGAGTCACCAGTGATTTGATCCTTATTTGAAATTGGACAGCTCTTTCCCTTCAAGTTTCTATGCTATATGTACTGGTAGGGCTGGCCTCGAGTCGGTGTTGCCATTTCCAGTAAAGGAACTGAAACTGAAACCGATTACTGCATCTTGGTTCGGGTTtgacaattttcaattttagaaCTGAGATGAAACCGAACCGATCATGCTCGGGTCTGTTCCTTGGTTTCTCAGGTTAGTTTCCTCATTTCCAGAACACTAGAAGAGTAGAACTGTAGAAGCATACCAGAATTGAGCTGGTTTTTGACCTGCTTTCTGTATCTGGTGCAGTATGCTAAATCAGCACACTACCCTTCATGCTTTCCTAACAACACAAACTCACAAACTAACCAAATAACACTAACAATCCACAAAATATTCACAATGTTACCAATGAAACTaactaaaaactgaaaatgaaaactacaTTATGCATTACTGCATTCAACATAACATTTCAACTTTTCAACACTCAaaactaaaaagtaaaaactgaaaatgaaaactGTATTATGCATTATTGCATTTAACACAACATCTCAAtactaaaaactgaaattgaaaactgCATTATGCATTACTGCATTCAACACAACATTTCAACACTAAAACATGTCAAACTGTCAAAGCATGAAAGCAACACTTACTACCAGCAATTCAGACCAACTGATAGTGAAACACTGAAATAGAATAACAATATCTAAGCAATCCAATTTGGTCAAATATGGCAATCTTCCAGAACCACAACACCACAATTCAACCAAGAGTCAATTTAAATtataaaacctagaaaaaataaaacaactccATCAGCAATGGCTGCAAATCTGCAATGCAGCAATGAATGAACTGCATTAAATAAGCAAATCCATCCCCAATGCTCAACTCCATCATCAAATCAGCAAATCtgtattaaaaaagaaaagaaaagcaaagcaaTTCATCAACACTTGAATTCCAGGAAAACAAAGCAAAGCAATTCATgaacacttgaattctatcaaaacAAAGCAAAGCTTTGAAAACTGATCAGACCTTTTCAGCAActcattttttctgttttctctgttttttcttcttAGATGTAGAAACTGTAGCAGTAGAAGCCTCTGAACTTTTGGTAGTACGGGGACTTGGTGCAGAAATAGATGCAGGAGCAGCTTTCTTCTTGGCCTTCTCAGCTCTCTCTTTGTCCTCTTTTTCATGTTCTACACAAATCAAAAACACAACACAAAACTCAGATGATATGATTTAAGGAACAAAACACAAAAATACAACACAAAGTCACAAACCAAAAATAGAATGTTGAAAACACATACCGGCTTCAATGTTTTCATAGGACTCCATTTCCTCTTTAGTAGGAATGTACTCCAACCCCATAATAGCATCAGACTTCAACCAATTTTGAAGACATATAAGCTTTTCAACAGTTTTGGGATTTAAGGAGCTTCTGTATGGATCTATCACTCTTTTTCCGGTGCTGAAACTCGACTCACTTGGAACTGTGGACACTTGTATGGCTAATACATCTCTGGCCAATGCTTGCAAGTTGGGATATTTACCTCCATTCAGCTTCcaccaatccaaaatcttccaATCATGTTGTTGAATTGGTTTTTCTATAGGGTCCAGTAAATACCTATCCACCTCATGTCCCACAACAACTTCATTATTTTGTTCTAGCTGTCGGTTCCATTCTTCTTGCATAACTGCCCTCTTCCCACTAAGTGACCTTGTTCTGCTTCTAGACTTACTAGTTGTTGTATCACTATTTGGTACACCTTTAGACTTGTTCTGCCCACTGCTTGCACCATTTTGCTGACCATACAAGTCACATAGATCGACAACAAGCTGCTTCACTTCATCACATTTCTTCTTGATCTCCCAACTACTCAAATTCAACATTGTTTCACTCACATGAGCAATGTTTCTCAATTTATACCTAGGATCTAAGACTAAGGCAACTAGGAAAAGCTGATTCAATTCATCCAACGAACCAAAATACTTCGAATACTTTGCCTTCATCTTAACTGCCATGTTGTACAACACTTTATCTGCTTGGGTTGATTCGGGTCTTATACCACCAGAACTGAGTTCTTCAAGCTCTGCTTCGATGCCAACAATATCATGAAATGGGCAGTAGGTGTAAGTGAAGCACTAACATTAAGTGTCACATCATAAATACCTTCAAAAACTTCACAAAGATTGCTGCATTGTCCCAATCTATATCATTTGGTGGCCCAACCCTTTTAACAGCAGCCTTCTTTGATCTCTCagcttcatcatcttcctcaaaTTCCTCCTCTTCATCAAAGTAGCTTTTGTACTTTGAATCCTCCTCATCAGCCAACCTAACAAAACCTTTTTTCAAATCCAAAGCTGTATCCAACATAAgaaaggtggaattccaccttgtcGGAACATCTCATATGTAACTCTTATTGCATTCAACTTTCTCCTTCTCTACACAACTTTTGAATTCATCTAACCTTGCACCAGAACTTCTAATATATCTCACAGCATTCCTTATGCTACATACTGACTTCTCCATCATATTCAGTCCAGATTTCACGATAAGGTTTACGATGTGAGCCAAACATCTCACATGCATAAACTTGCCTCCACAGATTGGTTTTATCTCCCAATTGCACATTTTTTTCCTAAGATAATCAATGGCATGCTTATTGGCAGAGGCATTGTCAACAGAAATGGTTAAAACCTTATCTATTGACCAATCAATCAGACAACTTTCTAAGATTTTTCCTATGGTTACAACTGTGTGGTTTGGAACAACACAAAAAGCAAGCACTCTTTTGTGCATCTGCCATCCCCGATCAATAAAATGAGCGGTAACTACCATTTAGTTTATATTTTGACAAGAAGTCCATGTATCAGTTGTCAAACAAACACAGTGAGAATTCAATTCCCTCCTCAATTCCTCCTTCTTGGCATCATACATGGCCATAAATTTTTTAACAATCACTTTCCTACATGGGACTTTAAACAAAGGCACAACAACACTGCAAAAATAATTAAACCCAGGTTTCTCGATGAAAGTAAAAGGAAGCTCATCCACAACTATCATATGAGTTGCAGCTTCCGCACAATTCTCTTGTGACCAATTCATACTAACTAAACTACCTTGACTACCTCTTCTTCCATCACTAGTCAAAACCTGTTGTCCCGATTCAACATTAACTCTACCAGGGTATCCTTTACAAACAATCTCAATGTGTTTCCTAAGAGATGATGTGCCATTTTCATATGAATTGCAAGCCAAATGAGTCGGACAATACTTACATTGAGCTCTTTTTGTATGGCCAACCACCTTCTCAACTCCATCGACAGTTTCGATTAAAGGATGATCTTCCTTCGTGAAGTGATCCCAAACCTCAGACCTCTGcttccctttcttcttctctcccctTCTCTCTTCGCAGCAGTGCTCCGAGCAGAAGGAGCTTTCTTTGATTTTGGGACAGCTACTGGCTCAAATGGTCCTTCTCCAAATGGTTCCAAATTGTTGCTTGCAACAACAAGCTCATTGCAAGCAGATGGTTTGGATTGGGATGAACAGGTTGCAGACGTTTCGGAAGAGCAACCTGCAGCTTTGGGCATGATTGGAGATTCTGAAATTGAAGAGCTAACTGCAGCTTCAGGATGAAATTGAAGGAAGAACTGAATCAGTTGAACAGGTTTGATCAAAGGTTTTAGTCGAGCCTGAGAGGTTTTGCTGGAGGCGATGAGAGGTTTTGGTCGAGGCTTTGAGGTTTGATCGAAGGTTTGATAGAAGGGTTCTAATTTGGGGCTAGAAAAAACCTAATAACCTATCATCACGTGTATAATACAACATATAATCGGTTCCTCGGGTTTTTTGTGTTTCCAAAACTGAGAACCGAAACCGAACTGAATGAAGGGAACTCGGTTTGGTCCTGCTATGAAACCGAAAACTACAACCTAAGAACCGCACCGAACCAGACGGTTCGGTTCAGTTTTCCCGGTTCCTGGTTTAAAAATCCCAGCCCTATGTACTGGCTTGAGGCTTTTTAAGAATTATCAATGAATATAACAAGTTGCTTTTCATTTCTCTGCAAttactctttttcttcttattatcctacatcctttgggtcCAGACCCATATTAGGGAATAGGGCTCTTTCATAATATCATTCAATTTTTCTTGCACAACATGTAATTCaatcttttgcttttcaaatttAGTCGGTGCCACTGAAGAAGTTGTTCACCTGTGCATTTAATTTTCTGGCCCAACTGCTACGTACAAAGCATGACCTGTGAGAGGTTGTGACTAGTTTCTTTGGATGATTGTTGCACATTGATCATTGTGATGCCGCATCTTCTCAAAACGAAATCGTTTTGATGCAATTCTACTTTCGCTTCTTTCCACCCTCATCTCCACAAGAAAAGGATAATGGTCTCATTGAGTAGGGTGCAGAGTAAAAACCCTACTATATGGGAACCTGTTCCGCCATGGAAGAGATTGGAAACCTCTGTCAAGTCTCTCTTTTGTATGCTTGTGTGACAGGTAAACTGATAGCCTACATAGCCCATATCAAGCAGTCCGCATTATTCATGTTTTCCTTGAACCTTCTCATCGGAGCAGAATCCCTAGGCTCCCCTCCCGACTTATCTGGACTGCACATAATCTCATTGAAATCTCCGGCCATAAGCCATGGTAGGTTACAGCTCTTGGCAGCTAGGGTTTCAATTATCTCCCAAGTTTACTCTTTTTCAGTTCTCGTAGCCACTCCATATATACCTATGAACCTCCATAAAGTTGCTGAACCTGGCTCTCCCACTTCAACATCGATGTGATTAGGAGAATATGTTCGGAGATTGACATATGTACATATCAGAGCTCCAAAGCAGCGCAATACCCTGCTGTCCTTCTTGATGAGGGAAACAGATGCTACCCTTTAAACCAAGGCTCACCGTAATGGAGTCAATTAGCCTTGTCTGCGCTAGAGTTGCAGCCAAGAAAATCAGACTTGGACGCTTTGCTTGAACCAAATCAACGAGATCGTGCTGCGTCTCATGGTTTACGATGCCTCTGTAATTCCAGATGAGTATGTTGCCCTACAGGCTACAGCATGGTTTCAGGGATAGGTCGCGTAGCACGGTGTCTGGCGCGCTTATGGCCGCTCGCGTACAAAGACTCTCAACGTTGattaggtgtttttttttttactgttctGAGACGTTTAttgaatttcactcccctagATATTTAGACATCCTCAAATTTCCAACTATTCCCTTATTCATTTTTCTCCTCACCTCACCATCTTCCCACCTCCCTCTTCGCCATATTTTGACGCTAGCTCACACTCAGTCACTAACATTTTATAAATGGACATTTCGATTTGACCCATAAATGAACAAGACTTGGTGAGAGCAAATTGTTAAACAGcaacaagcgtggcccgtggcccaccattgtaccgatactgtcccaacttaaccacccgataggtgttgggttttaatcacaaaaagcCTCGGTATAATTGGGTGAGATCTACccatttataaattatattttatttatctcttttccaatgtgggatctttcctctccaacacgccccctcacgtgcaacctagctctaggtatgcacgtggaattaattgacaaacccgattccacattggaaatcgggagagagacccgctctgataccatgttaaacagcgacaagcgtggcccgtgacccaccattgtaccgatactgtcccaacttaaccacccgataggtgttgggttttactcacaaaaggcctcagtataattgggtgagatccacccacttataaattatattttatttatctcttttccaatgtgggatctttcctctccaacacaaATGAACTAGCTAGAGCTAGCTTCTCGCTAGGCCTTGATACTTCATCCATCTGTACAATCCATGTCCAAGGCTCCGACGTTCTTAACAATTAGGGCTTGTAAACCAAGATGTTCTGCTTTGATTGCAAATATATTTTATTGAGTTTGAAAAATGCagaatatttcttcttttcttttctgcaagACACATGAAGGCTAAGCAAATATGTTTTCAAAGTTTCAAAAGTTGAAACAGAAGCCTACAACTCAGGCTTATAAACTAATGTCATGAAAATTGGTATTACAGATTGATCGAAACACTGAGTtcactttctatttttcaatTGTTATTAGTGACTATTTCTAAGGTGAAAGTAGCTAATGGAGAGTAAATATGTGTGATTTGGCCTAACTTCAACAAATTTGAGGTCTGATCCGCTCAAAAAAGAAATTGTTTCCTTTTGAGCTGAACCATATATTTTTTGGTCCAAAGTACAAGCATAAATATTCTTGCCGGCCGGGTCTTCGTATGAATTTGTGGTCCTTGTGGACTAGTTCTATCAACTGTGCTTGAATTTGGATGAAATTTCTTAGGAAATTGGCCAAGTCACAAAATTATTATTGACTCAGTTAGTGTCTGACTTTCCTGCTTGCTCAAGACGTTAAAGTCTAATGAGTAATGACGCTTCTATGTGGATAAATGACGTAAGAATTAATAGAATAGACATAGTCTTTTTGACAAATTAGAATAGACCTATCTGAAAatgaaggaaaacataatataaaCAGGCTACACCTATGTGCCTTTTGCAATGCAAGAAAGACTTGGAACTTCGGAAGAGTATCAACCCTCTTTCTTCTGATGAAGTTTAACATGCTTTTAAATTTTTTGGGACTCCTAAGGAAATCCCACAAACTTTTCTTCAGAAATGGGAAGGCTGTGTCCTCCATGACCCTTCTCATAATACTCGTTAGGTCTTTCCTCTTGGTGATTAATTTCTACACCCTCAAACCAATAATCACTGGTTTTGCAATCAAGGCACGCTTCCTGGCAACTACGAGTCCCAGAGGCGCTGAATTCGCAGATCTTGTAACTGCTGCCAAGTACGAGTTCGGATATTATTTCTTGGACTAGAatggattttcattttggggTTGTCTTTTACCTCATTGTTTTTTGCAACAGTCTCAGTCTTAGCATCAGCAGTATCATACTGTGGAAAAGACTTGTCCATCAAGGAACTTCTACCAAAGGCACTGAAGTCATTGAAAAGACCATTTGTACATGGTTTTACATAACACTGCTTGATCTAGGTTATTTTTGATTTCTCTTTGCCTCTGTTGTTCCTTTAGTGCTGATTTTCAATCTTCAGCTCACCATCTCTGCTTTTGCTATAGTCGCATGCATTCTAGCTCTAGTTGTTTAGACTTATCTAGCTGTAGTGTGGAACTTGGCACTTGTTGTTTCGGTACTAGAAGAAAAATGTGGCATGGAGGCACTGGGAAAAGCTGGACAGCTTATTAAGGGATCAAAGCTACGAGGATTTTTTCTGAATGTTGTTATAGCCACCTCCTTGTggttgttatttgttttgtacAGGATTGTCGCTAAAGCTATACCAGTAAAAGCAGTGATAATTCCATTGCTCCTCTTAAATTGTATCAGCTGCCTCATAGCTATGGTTTCGCGAATGGCATACACAGTCCTGTACTATGAGTCCAAGGCGACTCATGGTGAAGAGCTTGAACGTACTGCAAGGAAGCTTGGACATGCTAAGGTTACCTCTGATACCCCTCTTATCAATGCAGATGCAATTTGATGAAGAATGTCACTCTTTCGTAATCGAGTGTATATTTTTGCTTGTGTTGTTAGTTTGTAACCACACATATGCGCTTCTTAGTATGTAGTCTTTGCTTGTGTTCATAAGGTAACCTTGCTTATAAATGAAGGTGTTAATAGGTTTTACGATACTGAAAGCCAAAAACTATGGTGTAGGATTGACCTCTTGATTATGCACCACATCTGTTATTACACCTCAAGCAGTTCTCCATACAATGGAGATAGAAATAAATCACCTTGGCCGTTTGATACTAATAATTGGCGAGTTAAGAAAAAGTTGAAGGGTTTTTGTACATTTACctcatttctagagatttttttcccacttaccccattaagtttttttaattttttaatttcctcttacccaaaacactctaaagaagttttccctaataccccattaatatttttttgttttttaataccatttcaccttcacccctttgttacttagagagagaaagagaaaatggaagagagggAAACCATAGGAGATTTCGCCGGAGTCCAGTCACGGGCCACCGCCCaccggatttttctgaaaacctcgccaGAGATCCCCAAATAGATCATCGGAGATTTCATAGGTCGtcggaaatgtttattgccccaatagaggggccataaacatctattgccctcaaatagacgtttattgccctccaatagaactttcgttagtcagaatgagaactaatttttctaaaattagacaaatgaaattttaattaaagaaaaaaaacgaagagattatatcaatttaaaaacgtctattgccccccaatagacgtctattagggggc
It encodes:
- the LOC121049030 gene encoding uncharacterized protein LOC121049030, with protein sequence MKFNMLLNFLGLLRKSHKLFFRNGKAVSSMTLLIILVRSFLLVINFYTLKPIITGFAIKARFLATTSPRGAEFADLVTAANLSLSISSIILWKRLVHQGTSTKGTEVIEKTICTWFYITLLDLGIVAKAIPVKAVIIPLLLLNCISCLIAMVSRMAYTVLYYESKATHGEELERTARKLGHAKVTSDTPLINADAI